One window of the Lycorma delicatula isolate Av1 chromosome 3, ASM4794821v1, whole genome shotgun sequence genome contains the following:
- the LOC142320952 gene encoding uncharacterized protein LOC142320952 gives MEFTKAMTANIILLIGFAVMIPLAFGEYKFHPKFHHQLRGNGSINGTHDLFIGNLTGGDVLLYHSGIAAAGKGNESFTYDFQYPAYGYNNLTISYLKVIDLLGEGKNGYPSLKEGGVGYNYTVISFKSNSSYGLNFNLTIYGNVNQFNRTVHQIITKH, from the exons atggaGTTCACCAAAGCGATGACAGCAAACATAATACTTTTAATCGGATTTGCGGTAATGATTCCTTTGGCATTCGGTGAATATAAATTTCATCCCAAATTCCATCACCAACTCAGAGGAAATGGAAGCATAAATGGTACACATGATCTTTTTATCGGAAATCTAACCGGAGGAGATGT ATTACTATACCATAGTGGAATTGCTGCAGCTGGAAAAGGGAATGAAAGTTTTACTTATGATTTCCAATATCCGGCATACGGttacaacaatttaacaattagtTATTTAAAGGTCATCGATTTATTAGGAGAAGGTAAAAATGGATATCCGTCTTTGAAGGAAGGAGGAGTTGGATACAACTACACCGTCATCAGTTTTAAGTCAAACAGCAGTTATGgactcaattttaatttaacaatctacGGAAATGTTAACCAGTTTAATAGAACGGTTcatcaaattattacaaaacattaa
- the LOC142320953 gene encoding uncharacterized protein LOC142320953, with amino-acid sequence MEFTKAMTANIILLIGFAVMIPLAFGEYKFHPKFHHQLSENGSINGTHDLFIGNLTGGDVLLYHSGIAAAGKGNESFTYDFQYPAYGYNNLTISYLKVLDLLGKGKNGYPSLKEGGVGYNYTVISFKSNSSYGLNFNLTIYGNVNQFNRTVHQIITKH; translated from the exons atggaGTTCACCAAAGCGATGACAGCAAACATAATACTTTTAATCGGATTTGCGGTAATGATTCCTTTGGCATTCGGTGAATATAAATTTCATCCTAAATTCCATCACCAACTCAGCGAAAATGGAAGCATAAATGGTACACATGATCTTTTTATCGGAAATCTAACCGGTGGAGATGT ATTACTATACCATAGTGGAATTGCTGCAGCTGGAAAAGGGAATGAAAGTTTTACTTATGATTTCCAATATCCGGCATACGGttacaacaatttaacaattagtTATTTAAAGGTCCTCGATTTATTAGGAAAAGGTAAAAATGGATATCCGTCTTTGAAGGAAGGAGGAGTTGGATACAACTACACAGTCATCAGTTTTAAGTCAAACAGCAGTTATGgactcaattttaatttaacaatctacGGAAATGTTAACCAGTTTAATAGAACGGTTcatcaaattattacaaaacattaa